One segment of Coffea arabica cultivar ET-39 chromosome 7c, Coffea Arabica ET-39 HiFi, whole genome shotgun sequence DNA contains the following:
- the LOC113698739 gene encoding uncharacterized protein isoform X2 produces MEASVRILFNSSARHLPNSLFHLQKPLPLKPFSTLFPSPPPYYRHRPIPTPAVSFINPENHHSIIFSNAHIPHHPSTTPFGYSLTLNSPQFLLNSFFSTSAFFRIFSDQKANSFHWNYAPDGIHPRENGVVGDKGPIFAAVLLGWLGSKPKHLRRYGAILDNLQSRPDLMEKIKGIIVDSGADANIDPKVWAAGFTAALLKKYSSSSYPSVEGVGRNQLESGVDTSKLREKEPLFVETLLLSAFEKLFSYLLNLNDVKQRLTDIISVLSKNQPSCPQLYLYSTADKVIPFTSVETFVDEQKRSGKNVWAFNFGASPHVDHYRTFPSVYTSELERFLNECLVTVTKF; encoded by the exons ATGGAAGCCTCAGTCCGGATACTATTCAATTCCTCCGCTCGCCATCTTCCCAACTCCCTTTTCCATCTCCAAAAGCCGCTCCCTCTAAAGCCCTTTTCCACGCTGtttccttctcctcctccttacTATCGTCATCGCCCAATTCCAACTCCTGCAGTTTCATTTATTAACCCCGAAAATCACCACTCCATTATTTTCTCAAACGCCCACATTCCCCACCACCCCTCAACGACCCCATTTGGCTATTCCCTTACCCTCAATTCTCCACAGTTTCTCCTCAACTCATTCTTCTCCACCTCAGCCTTCTTCCGCATTTTCTCTGACCAAAAAGCTAACTCTTTCCACTGGAATTACGCTCCTGATGGAATCCACCCAAGAGAAAATGGGGTCGTGGGGGATAAAGGGCCAATCTTTGCTGCAGTGTTGTTGGGATGGCTTGGGTCGAAGCCGAAGCATCTGAGGAG GTATGGTGCCATTCTTGACAATTTGCAAAGTAGGCCAGATTTAATGGAGAAAATCAAGGGAATTATTGTTGATTCAGGAGCTGACGCTAATATAGATCCCAAG GTCTGGGCTGCTGGATTTACTGCAGCCCTGCTAAAGAAATACAGTTCATCATCTTATCCATCAGTTGAAGGTGTAGGAAGaaatcaattggaaagtggagtTGATACCTCAAAGTTGCGAGAAAAGGAGCCCCTGTTCGTTGAAACCTTACTTTTGTCAGCATTTGAGAAGCTCTTCTCTTATCTCCTAAACTTGAACGATGTCAAACA GCGGTTGACAGATATAATCTCAGTCCTTTCAAAAAACCAGCCTTCTTGCCCACAGCTTTATCTGTATAGTACAGCTGATAAGGTCATTCCATTCACATCAGTTGAGACATTTGTTGATGAACAGAAGAGAAGTGGGAAAAATGTGTGGGCATTCAACTTTGGTGCATCACCTCATGTTGACCATTATCGGACTTTTCCCAGTGTATATACATCAGAGCTTGAGAGGTTTTTGAACGAGTGTCTGGTCACAGTGACGAAGTTCTAA
- the LOC113698741 gene encoding phenylcoumaran benzylic ether reductase Pyrc5: MIDSLLKLFLICLVRFLLLRDRFIVAIRDLLKMAEKSKILIIGSTGNIGKYIVEASAKAGHPTFALVRESTVSDPKKAAILESFKNLGVTFLYGDLYNHQLLVDAIKQVDVVISTVAGKLVGDQVKIIAAIKAAGNIKRFLPSEFGSDVDRAHAVEPAASHLRTKAGIRRAIEAEGIPYAFIVSHGFASYFLNNLGDSSSTTPPRVKIAIPGDGNPKAIFVKEEDIAAYTIKAADDPRTLNKIVYLRPPANTLSYNEMVSLWEKKIGKTLEKIYTPEAQLLKNIQEAPMPLNLYMSLAHSTFVKGSHTNFEIEASFGVEATELYPDVKYTTTDEYLDQFV; encoded by the exons ATGATAGACTCTCTTCTTAAACTATTCTTAATCTGTTTAGTCCGCTTTCTACTATTGCGTGATCGGTTTATAGTTGCAATCCGTGATCTGTTGAAAATGGCTGAGAAAAGCAAGATTTTGATAATTGGGAGCACTGGAAACATTGGGAAATACATAGTGGAAGCGAGTGCAAAAGCTGGGCACCCAACATTTGCCTTGGTTAGAGAAAGCACAGTTTCAGATCCTAAAAAGGCAGCAATCTTAGAAAGCTTCAAGAATCTAGGAGTTACATTTCTATat GGAGATTTATACAATCACCAGCTGTTAGTTGATGCAATCAAACAAGTGGACGTAGTAATTTCCACAGTTGCAGGAAAATTAGTGGGTGATCAAGTTAAGATCATTGCAGCGATAAAAGCAGCCGGTAACATCAAA AGATTCCTACCTTCTGAATTTGGGTCGGACGTGGATCGCGCGCACGCCGTTGAGCCGGCTGCAAGCCATCTCCGGACCAAGGCAGGGATTCGCAGAGCTATTGAGGCTGAAGGCATACCTTATGCTTTCATAGTATCCCATGGTTTTGCTAGTTATTTCCTCAATAACTTGGGAGACTCCAGCAGCACAACTCCTCCGCGAGTGAAAATTGCCATTCCTGGCGATGGAAATCCAAAAG CTATTTTTGTAAAAGAAGAAGACATAGCTGCATACACAATCAAGGCAGCTGACGATCCAAGGACTCTGAACAAGATTGTTTATCTTAGGCCCCCAGCCAACACTCTGTCCTACAATGAGATGGTGTCTTTGTGGGAGAAGAAAATTGGGAAGACCCTCGAAAAGATCTACACTCCAGAGGCGCAACTTCTCAAGAACATTCAAG AGGCTCCAATGCCATTGAACCTGTACATGTCTTTGGCGCACTCTACATTCGTGAAGGGAAGTCATACAAACTTTGAGATTGAGGCTTCTTTTGGGGTGGAGGCGACGGAGCTTTATCCAGACGTGAAATACACCACAACCGATGAATACCTCGATCAGTTTGTGTGA
- the LOC113698740 gene encoding uncharacterized protein isoform X1, whose amino-acid sequence MKSMSTSCATLPHYLRTKFLDPNSSYNSIAPVQLGLHHYKSKCELNRRGFTFKGIVAAGASAVAPSLVTESSQGLERLMYKPDGYNYWTWRGRKIHYVVEGEGLPVVLIHGFGASAFHWRYNIPELAKKYKVYALDLLGFGWSEKALIEYDALVWRDQVVDFLKEVVKEPAVLVGNSLGGFTALVAAAALPQQVKGVSLLNSAGQFGDSLTVKSESEETPIQTYILKPLKEAFQRIVLGFLFWQAKQPSRIKSVLSSVYINASNVDDYLIDSITRPAADPNAGEVYYRLMTRFMSSQRKYTLDNVLSELSCPLLLLWGDLDPWVGPAKALRIKEFYPNTSLVNLQAGHCPHDEVPDLVNKALTDWLSTLTSAPPETA is encoded by the exons ATGAAATCCATGTCAACTTCATGTGCTACTCTGCCACATTATCTGAGGACCAAATTCTTGGACCCCAATAGCAGCTACAATTCCATTGCCCCAGTTCAACTCGGACTTCACCATTATA AGAGCAAATGCGAATTAAACAGGAGGGGTTTTACATTCAAGGGAATTGTTGCTGCCGGAGCTTCAGCTGTTGCACCTTCTCTGGTCACTGAATCTTCACAAG GTTTGgaaagactaatgtataagccAGATGGCTACAATTACTGGACATGGCGAGGCAGGAAAATTCATTATGTTGTAGAAGGAGAAGGGTTGCCAGTTGTTCTAATTCATGGATTTGGTGCTTCTGCTTTTCATTGGAG GTATAATATTCCAGAATTAGCTAAAAAGTACAAAGTTTATGCACTTGACTTGCTAGGCTTTGGTTGGAGCGAGAAGGCACTAATTGAGTATGATGCTTTGGTTTGGAGAGATCAGGTTGTTGATTTTTTGAAAGAGGTAGTCAAAGAACCAGCAGTTTTAGTTGGCAACAG TCTTGGAGGATTTACTGCACTGGTTGCTGCAGCAGCACTGCCACAGCAAGTCAAAGGAGTCTCATTACTGAACTCAGCAGGACAGTTTGGGGATTCACTTACTGTAAAAAGTGAATCTGAAGAAACACCGATACAAACATATATTCTCAAGCCCTTAAAAGAAGCTTTCCAGCGTATTGTTCTCGGATTTCTATTCTGGCAAGCCAAGCAACCTTCACGAATAAAATCTGTCTTGAGCAGT GTATATataaatgcttcaaatgtggatGACTATCTCATTGATTCAATTACAAGGCCAGCAGCAGACCCAAATGCAGGGGAAGTGTACTACAG ACTAATGACTAGATTCATGTCAAGCCAGAGGAAGTACACacttgataatgtgttaagcgAACTCTCTTGCCCGCTGCTACTGCTCTGGGGTGACTTAGATCCATGGGTTGGTCCTGCCAAGGCCCTTCGCATCAAGGAATTCTATCCAAATACATCCCTTGTCAACTTACAAGCAGGACATTGTCCCCATGATGAAGTTCCTGACCTCGTGAATAAGGCTCTAACGGATTGGCTGTCAACTTTGACATCTGCACCTCCTGAAACAGCATGA
- the LOC113698739 gene encoding uncharacterized protein isoform X1 has protein sequence MEASVRILFNSSARHLPNSLFHLQKPLPLKPFSTLFPSPPPYYRHRPIPTPAVSFINPENHHSIIFSNAHIPHHPSTTPFGYSLTLNSPQFLLNSFFSTSAFFRIFSDQKANSFHWNYAPDGIHPRENGVVGDKGPIFAAVLLGWLGSKPKHLRRYVELYNSRGIHAVTFVASVKDVLSFDLGKNLEERISGLAVELASWLAQSEKDGRERFLIFHTFSNTGWLAYGAILDNLQSRPDLMEKIKGIIVDSGADANIDPKVWAAGFTAALLKKYSSSSYPSVEGVGRNQLESGVDTSKLREKEPLFVETLLLSAFEKLFSYLLNLNDVKQRLTDIISVLSKNQPSCPQLYLYSTADKVIPFTSVETFVDEQKRSGKNVWAFNFGASPHVDHYRTFPSVYTSELERFLNECLVTVTKF, from the exons ATGGAAGCCTCAGTCCGGATACTATTCAATTCCTCCGCTCGCCATCTTCCCAACTCCCTTTTCCATCTCCAAAAGCCGCTCCCTCTAAAGCCCTTTTCCACGCTGtttccttctcctcctccttacTATCGTCATCGCCCAATTCCAACTCCTGCAGTTTCATTTATTAACCCCGAAAATCACCACTCCATTATTTTCTCAAACGCCCACATTCCCCACCACCCCTCAACGACCCCATTTGGCTATTCCCTTACCCTCAATTCTCCACAGTTTCTCCTCAACTCATTCTTCTCCACCTCAGCCTTCTTCCGCATTTTCTCTGACCAAAAAGCTAACTCTTTCCACTGGAATTACGCTCCTGATGGAATCCACCCAAGAGAAAATGGGGTCGTGGGGGATAAAGGGCCAATCTTTGCTGCAGTGTTGTTGGGATGGCTTGGGTCGAAGCCGAAGCATCTGAGGAGGTACGTGGAGTTGTATAATTCGAGGGGTATTCATGCTGTTACCTTTGTTGCTTCTGTCAAAGATGTGCTTTCGTTTGATTTGGGGAAGAATTTAGAAGAACGGATTTCTGGGTTGGCAGTTGAGCTGGCTTCTTGGCTGGCTCAATCAGAAAAAGATGGTCGTGAaagattcttgatttttcatACCTTCAGCAACACTGGTTGGCTTGC GTATGGTGCCATTCTTGACAATTTGCAAAGTAGGCCAGATTTAATGGAGAAAATCAAGGGAATTATTGTTGATTCAGGAGCTGACGCTAATATAGATCCCAAG GTCTGGGCTGCTGGATTTACTGCAGCCCTGCTAAAGAAATACAGTTCATCATCTTATCCATCAGTTGAAGGTGTAGGAAGaaatcaattggaaagtggagtTGATACCTCAAAGTTGCGAGAAAAGGAGCCCCTGTTCGTTGAAACCTTACTTTTGTCAGCATTTGAGAAGCTCTTCTCTTATCTCCTAAACTTGAACGATGTCAAACA GCGGTTGACAGATATAATCTCAGTCCTTTCAAAAAACCAGCCTTCTTGCCCACAGCTTTATCTGTATAGTACAGCTGATAAGGTCATTCCATTCACATCAGTTGAGACATTTGTTGATGAACAGAAGAGAAGTGGGAAAAATGTGTGGGCATTCAACTTTGGTGCATCACCTCATGTTGACCATTATCGGACTTTTCCCAGTGTATATACATCAGAGCTTGAGAGGTTTTTGAACGAGTGTCTGGTCACAGTGACGAAGTTCTAA
- the LOC113698740 gene encoding pheophytinase, chloroplastic isoform X2 gives MKSMSTSCATLPHYLRTKFLDPNSSYNSIAPVQLGLHHYKSKCELNRRGFTFKGIVAAGASAVAPSLVTESSQGLERLMYKPDGYNYWTWRGRKIHYVVEGEGLPVVLIHGFGASAFHWSLGGFTALVAAAALPQQVKGVSLLNSAGQFGDSLTVKSESEETPIQTYILKPLKEAFQRIVLGFLFWQAKQPSRIKSVLSSVYINASNVDDYLIDSITRPAADPNAGEVYYRLMTRFMSSQRKYTLDNVLSELSCPLLLLWGDLDPWVGPAKALRIKEFYPNTSLVNLQAGHCPHDEVPDLVNKALTDWLSTLTSAPPETA, from the exons ATGAAATCCATGTCAACTTCATGTGCTACTCTGCCACATTATCTGAGGACCAAATTCTTGGACCCCAATAGCAGCTACAATTCCATTGCCCCAGTTCAACTCGGACTTCACCATTATA AGAGCAAATGCGAATTAAACAGGAGGGGTTTTACATTCAAGGGAATTGTTGCTGCCGGAGCTTCAGCTGTTGCACCTTCTCTGGTCACTGAATCTTCACAAG GTTTGgaaagactaatgtataagccAGATGGCTACAATTACTGGACATGGCGAGGCAGGAAAATTCATTATGTTGTAGAAGGAGAAGGGTTGCCAGTTGTTCTAATTCATGGATTTGGTGCTTCTGCTTTTCATTGGAG TCTTGGAGGATTTACTGCACTGGTTGCTGCAGCAGCACTGCCACAGCAAGTCAAAGGAGTCTCATTACTGAACTCAGCAGGACAGTTTGGGGATTCACTTACTGTAAAAAGTGAATCTGAAGAAACACCGATACAAACATATATTCTCAAGCCCTTAAAAGAAGCTTTCCAGCGTATTGTTCTCGGATTTCTATTCTGGCAAGCCAAGCAACCTTCACGAATAAAATCTGTCTTGAGCAGT GTATATataaatgcttcaaatgtggatGACTATCTCATTGATTCAATTACAAGGCCAGCAGCAGACCCAAATGCAGGGGAAGTGTACTACAG ACTAATGACTAGATTCATGTCAAGCCAGAGGAAGTACACacttgataatgtgttaagcgAACTCTCTTGCCCGCTGCTACTGCTCTGGGGTGACTTAGATCCATGGGTTGGTCCTGCCAAGGCCCTTCGCATCAAGGAATTCTATCCAAATACATCCCTTGTCAACTTACAAGCAGGACATTGTCCCCATGATGAAGTTCCTGACCTCGTGAATAAGGCTCTAACGGATTGGCTGTCAACTTTGACATCTGCACCTCCTGAAACAGCATGA